CATCGCTTCCGGGTCGGTCAGCAACCGCGTGCGTACCAGGCGGCTTCCGAAGTGCTCGAGATTCGTGAACGCGCCGCCCGGGAAGACCATCTCCTCGGCGAGCCGGAGAGCACCGGGCAGCCAGGGGAGGGCGTCCCACTCGAAGCGAAAACGGACGCGGGAGGCCTCGGCCATCTCGAGTGCATGGCCCACGAGCCCGAAACCCGTCACGTCGGTCGCGACGGTCGCACCCGTGGCCAGGGCCGCTCGCGAAGCGGCACGGTTCAGGCGCTTCATCGACGCCACTGCGGCTGCGACCTCGTCTTCAGGCGCGATCCCGCGCTTCAGCGCGGTCGTGATCGTGCCGGTCCCGAGCGGCTTGGTCAGGTAGAGCACGTCGCCGGGACGCGCTCCCCCCTTCGTCAGGAGGCGCGCCGTCTGCGCGAAGCCGACGACGCAGAGTCCGTACTTCGGTTCCTTGTCCTGGATCGAGTGCCCGCCCGCGATGACGGCCCCCGCCGAACGGACGACCTCCGCCCCGCCCCGGAGCAGCTCGGCCAGCGTCGCGGCGGAGAGCTGCGGCGGGAAGGCGACGAGGTTCAGGGCGAGGACCGGCTCGCCCCCCATCGCCCAGACGTCGCTCATCGCGTTCGCGGCGGCGATGGCCCCGAAGTCGTAGGGCTCGTCGACGACGGGCGTGAAGAAATCGGTCGTCACGACGAGGGCCCGGCCGCCGCCGAGGTCGAGGACGGCCGCGTCGTCCGGCTCGGCGAGGCCGACCAGGACTTCGGGGTGCGCCGAGGGGTCGAAGAGGCCGTCGAGGACGCGCAGGACCTGCGCGAGCTGCCCGGGGGGCAGCTTCGACGCTCACCCCGCGCAGGAGCTGAGGCTCGTGAGCTTTCTGAAGATCTCGTCGGTCATGCTGCGGGATCCGGTCTCGTAGGGCAGGCGCTCACGAACGTCCCGTGCTCCTTGATCTCTTCGAGGCG
The genomic region above belongs to Holophagales bacterium and contains:
- the selD gene encoding selenide, water dikinase SelD, yielding MTDEIFRKLTSLSSCAGUASKLPPGQLAQVLRVLDGLFDPSAHPEVLVGLAEPDDAAVLDLGGGRALVVTTDFFTPVVDEPYDFGAIAAANAMSDVWAMGGEPVLALNLVAFPPQLSAATLAELLRGGAEVVRSAGAVIAGGHSIQDKEPKYGLCVVGFAQTARLLTKGGARPGDVLYLTKPLGTGTITTALKRGIAPEDEVAAAVASMKRLNRAASRAALATGATVATDVTGFGLVGHALEMAEASRVRFRFEWDALPWLPGALRLAEEMVFPGGAFTNLEHFGSRLVRTRLLTDPEAMLLFDPQTSGGLLVAIPATGAAEFTGALGRDSEEAWRVGEVVAGEGIEVI